The genomic window ATAGCTGAAAGGAAATCTTGCCCGCCGTCTCGTGCCTAACTCGCGTGACACAGAGGCGGTATCGCTGCCTTCTCAACGCAAACCACAGGAAGCGGTTTCGGCTGCGCAACTTCTCCCGCGTCCTAGTGCTGCTCCTGTTCCTCTCGGGGTTCTTGCTGGAGTGGATTGGTGCTCCAGGAGACCAGTTAACGTCAGTCTCCAGTGTTGTgggctggcaaaaaaaaaaaacattaaactaTACTGTACATAAAATAGCCACATTTAAAAATCAAGATGAGCGGATGAGAAATTAGCTCCAGAGAATTCCAAGAATCATCTCTAGGTAAGGTTGGAGAGCTACTGCcgtggatggaccaatggtttgatttaGTATAAAGCAACTTCGTGGGTTCCTGTGTAAATCCTACCCTATCCATCATCAAAGCCCTGTCCAAATAAAAAGGTCACAGTGCCCAAATAAAAGCACTACCATTTCATTCGCTTCGGCTTTGTCGGATCTCCAGAGAAAATGGCTATGGGTAGTTGGGcagatttatttgtgtattttatgTGTGGCTATAGCTATATATTCTAGAAATACACATACcaggtaaaagaaaatacttcttcgcgcagcgcacagttaaactatggaactcactgccacaggaggcagtgacagccaccaacttggatggcttttagacaggattggacagattcatggaggagagggatatCAAGGGCTACTAGCAATGATGACTATGtttctgaatgcctgttgctgtaaaccacaggaCGTGAGAGCCTACTCTTAGGCTTaactcctgttttccacaggcatctggtttcccactgtgagagcagatgctggactagatgggccatgggcctgatccagcaggctcttccatATGCCTCTTTCTCCACACACAGCATAATGTACCATTCAGATCTAACCTATATGCCGGATCCACTGTACAGTAtttcattgatgatgatgatgatgatgtttcgaCTGCGCTTTCAGTCTTCCGGAGTTTCCTAATCCTCGCTTACATGCGCCCCTTTGCAGCGGTAAATAAGCAAATGATAACCACGAAACGGGATCTAACGCGCCTGCCttgtctccttccctccccaacccTTGTCTTGCCCCGTAGCTTCGGACGAGAGTGGCCCTGAGAGCAGATCGCGGCCGGCCGCCGCCTCGACGCGAGCGGACGAGGATGacgaggagagaagaagaagcgCAGGGTGCTCTTCTCCAAGGCGCAGACgctggcgctggagcggcgcttcCGTCAGCAGCGCTACCTGTCGGCCCCCGAACGGGAGCAGCTGGCGCACTTGCTGCGCCTGACGCCCACCCAGGTCAAGATCTGGTTCCAGAACCACCGCTACAAGATGAAGCGCGCCAAGGGCAGCGGCGCCGGAGGAGAGCGCGCCGGGGAAGGAGCCGGCGCcggaggagcggcggcggcggcgcctcttCTACGCAGGGTAGTGGTGCCCGTGCTGGTGCGCGAAGGCAAGGCGTGCCAGAGCTGCAGCGGCGCGGCGCAGGACTACGGCGGCGCCCAGAGCGCGCTCGGCCTCCAGGGCTACCCGGCTTTCCCGCAGGCCGCCTCGCTGAGCCTCTTCCCCGCCTACCAGCACTTAGCGCCGCCGGCCCTTGTCTCCTGGAACTGGGGATGAGGAAGGCGCCGAGGACGCGGACAGGTTTCCAGAAGGAgaaagacacatacacacacactggaCCTCGCCTGCCCTGGGGCGACGTCTTGGACTGGTGCCTTCATCTCGCGAGGCGTTGGCTTGGATAGGACTACTTTAGAGTAAAATGAGTCGCGGATCCCAACCAGTAACATCAAATCCCCAGCAGCTTGCTTCCAAGGGAAGCGGGCCCAATCCTCTCTCCCGCCTCTGCCAAATTATCTTTACGCGGAAGTAACCGTGGGATCTTGAAGGCTGCAAATCCTACGCAGTCTTCCTGGGGTTAAATTCCAAAGAGATTTGCAGATAGGAACGCGTATAGAAGGAAGGGTGCAAAGTTAAGATCACCCAACCCGGGTTAATTtcccttcaacacacacacacacacacacacacacacacactgtgttcaCAGTAGGCCTAAGGGGTCGGGAAAATATGGGGATTTTCTACCCATGGCTATCGGTGAAATGGGATGGCAGCCCTCATGAACGATTGTGAGTAGCAAAGCCACGAATGGTAGTTGTTCCGGATTAATAGACAGAAGTGTGGGAGGGGTTTCGGGTCCTAGTGTCACTTGGAAAAGAACAGAATTCAACGGGACTTCCCTGTCAATGTTGTGAGGATCGGAATGCCTGGCGTAGCTAACCTCGATCGTCTCCCTAACCCTGTTTTTGGCCTTTTCTTTTAGAAAGCTGGCCGAAAACatagttgttgttggttttttttttaaaaaagaagaaggttgaATTTCATTCTAAACAAAACGAATAGTGAGTTGCTTGTATCAGACTTAGTTTATTTTCAAATAGAACTTTCTTACCCTGATCAATAAATCGGATTGTTGGCAAACAAAAACACCCTCGGGACCTGTGTCTTTTGACAGAAGAGGCCGGCATCACCCAAGATGCGCGCTTGCCATAATCCCCAAAGTCCCATATCATTCACTATTTCTGATGGGACCATgccggcaaattcaggttgcccTCTTAAAGTTAATTGGTGCTACAAACTCCCTCCCCGCAAAAGAACGGGGGAtaaggaaagtgggggggggggatgcactggaaagtgtgaggCTAACAATTGCTTGGCCAAACTTCATATTaccagcaaacaaatcagaacaaggCTCAATTCCTCTTTTCGCAAAAGTTGTGCACACAAAAATCAAGGCCGAATGATCCAGTAAGCTGGTGTTTGGGAGCGACCAAGGCCTCTACCCTTCCGGAAGGATCCACTAAATTCCCTTTTAAATATCTTTTGGATGCCGTTGCCTGGTCATTTGGAATTCCGGGATTAAAATCAGTCCCGCTGAAGTTCGCGGGGTTCGCAAGACAGTAAACGCTCAGAAGGTCGAATTGCTTGCCTTCATTTATGCCGAAGGGGCAATTTACACCGGAAAGAGTGACTGTCAAGTGACAAGCTGTTAGGGAGATGCttgacccctccccctcccctcactcTGGGGTGCTTTCCTGCATATGGGCTTCCAGGACTGTTAGCAAGGCTAGGACCCCTTCGCGGTAGGAAAGCAAcacaacacgcacacacacagagaaagagggagagggagagggagagggagagggagagggagagggatccACAGTCTGCGATCTGGCAAATTTGAATGTACCACCAACTCGTCCCATTAATGCAAGGCTACTTTAATCAATGTGATTGCCATTAAATGTACCATACGAATATGTACAGGAAGACGGATGCTCTGAACTACCGGTAAATATTTGTCCTAAATATATAGTTAAAGTCAATGGCTGTACCCAGAATTTACATGGTGAACTAATACTTAAAGGCATTGCAGTAAAGCAATCCAAGGGCCCGCTCCGACCCAATTACACGGACACCGCTGGCTTCGAAAAATCAATTTGCTTCAACTGCAGTTTCGCACGTGCTCAAATATCTCCAGCTGAAATACAAGTTGACTTTGGCCGGATTTATAAGAAACGTATCAAAAAATAGGATACAGTATATTACCGGTATTCAAAGCGTTGCATTCAGAAACTGGGAAAggaagccatatatatatatatatatatatatatgtatcccGGAACTTTGCCCGGGACCCTTTTCCTTGGAAAGGAACCTAAAACAGCTGGTTTCTTCCAAGCTTCCTGAAAAATGCCTCCATTTCTTATCGCATAATAAACGTGCATATATACAAGCAGAGCAGTagtagtaacagcagcagcaccagcaccaccacTGCAGTCATTATAGCACAGCCCTTCCAATATTCTGCCACCTCCCTTGTTCGATTGTCCTTTTTGATTTGATGCTGTCCTTATTTTTGCAAGTGACAGTACCGagaatgtatatatattttccaaacagctcttacgaCAGGAAAGAAACCGGCTCTGACTTGTTTTCGCGATGCTGTTTTGTAACAATTGCGCACATTTTCACTAATTGCTTGCAGGGCGTGGGGGAGGTTAACCGAGCGATTTTCTATCGAGGATTTTCTCGGGTTCCCCCACGTATTGTCAGCCGCAATGCTTTAAGAATGAAGACTTAAACGGAACCCGTCGAAGTTTCTCACTTTTCAAGACTGAGATGaaaggcaggatttttttttttaattcctttgcGTATTTCCGGACTCTTTTAAATGATTTTAGGATGGGAACCTGGTACCTCCTTCATTGGCAAGCAGCATAATCTCAATCGTGATAGCAGAGGAAGTGATCTGTGTTGGGTGGAAGAATTGAAATTCTTGTGCAAACAGTGCAGGTTGGATTCTGAACTGGTCCTCTGACCTCCGCATCTCTCGCCTTCTGCGAAGTCCGAAAGTGGTGGTCCTTCCTTCGCTTCTCTTGGCGACCTGGAGGTGGAGGTAGAGAGATGGGAGTTGTGCGCATTCTCTCGAATGCCAATTAAGAGGAATATTATTGACCCTTTGGTTTGGCTGGATGGCTTCTTAGgccaagggaaggggggggagagtctGCTCAATATTATACTAGGAGAATATTACTGACCCACTCCTTTAGGACGAATGGTTTCTAGATGGAACCCTGACTCTTTAGTAGTTTTCACAATGTACGGCTGCTTTTACTTTttaatgattttgttttatttgggtaTTCTAGTTTTTCAGCTTTACTGCTACTTGTGCATGCGTATTTTTGAGTTTacaatctgttgttgttttgtaaactgcttagagactgCCTTGGCcttaagtggcatacaaatagatgaagaagaagaagaagaagaagaagaagaagaagaagaagaagaaaagaagaagaagaagaagaagaagggcttcACTTCCCACCAGGACTGGTGCCAAAGAAGGACGTTTGCCCGGGTGTGTCCCTTTCTTTAAAACAGCTCATCTGAAAATGGACTCTTTTCAATTAAGCGCACCTCTTGCTTTTGACCATCCCTCATCTTGGCGCAGGATCAAATTCTCTGGGCATTGATTGGTGGTCGACCACAaagcaccctctctctctctctctctctctctctctctctctctctctctctctctctgtggtgtgtgtgtgtgtgtttgcttgtgtgCCTTTGGCTGCAGTGGGCCTTCTGAGTCCCATTGTTGTGGAGGGCCGGGGGTCATTGTGTGATGCCCAACTCCGTGGTGGTGGTTTCAAGAAGACATCTGAGTGGGGAGCAGAAGGATATTCGGGTCCAGCTTCTTGTTTccggggttgggggttggggtggacaGTCCTTGTTGTCACCTGTTTTTTTGTCTCAGCTGCTGGCCACCTTGTCTTCCATATGGTTGGGGTTATCTCCGAAGAATCTCCCAGAGAATCGCTCCCTTAAACCCCCTTTTGTCTCGGGAGTTGAAAAGGGCATTGTCATGCCTGAAAGGGACCAAGACAAAAAAATCCCCGCACTGTTTCAATTCAGGACTGTTTAATCAGTCCCTAGTGACAATTTTATAGGTTTTAGGCGGCACAATGGTATCTTTGAAAACCTTGTGGCCTTCAGGGGAGACAAAGAGCCCGAATTTTATGGGCTTACAACGCAAATTAGAACGATGCCAACATGGAAGGGAGATTATCAAATTTGTATCATAAAAAGCCTTTATAACAAATgattgggtgggggaggggctgcGACTTCTAGCAATAGACTTTGTAGAAGATAGACTGGAAGCTACTTTGCATGTTAACTCTTCGCTTAAGCCTTGCTTAGGCTTTGTTGAATTCCTGAATATAACCTGGCACttattccccgccccccacctcccaccccaaattGGTTTTTACCGTAAACAACCCTCTGCCTTattcaaacaacaaaaacagctttGCATACTTCATGAAACATTCTCTCAAAAAGTAATATTTATGAAAGTGGCAGCAGATTGATCCAAACAGAAATTCTTTGGAAGTATCTCCTGCTGAAATAAATGTGGCACAGCCACCTCCCCACCGCATCTTGCAAGTTTGTTTCAGTGGTGACTGTCCTCACCCTGCTTCGAGCCCTCTATGATTAGTTTAGCACTGGGGAGCCCATGATGTGCCCAGTCTCGAtaaaagggctgtagctcatcaGCTTTCAATACAGAAGGTCTCCGCTCAATATCTGGCATAGGTTCTCTGGAAGATGAACCTGATGAAATGAATGCCTGAAACAGTGCAACCGCGCAAAgaagttgaagggggggggggagttaagtcACGCGCAAGGAAATCACTGCTATGAAAAACTGCTTCACAAACCCAGGTTTTATCACTTGATTTCTCTATCCTTGGGCAGTGGAATGTGGGAACCTGGCTGCTCCATTGAAAAGTACTGCAAGTAAGGAGCAGTGAGAATTCTTTGTGATGATGTGCAATCTGGGATGGCTTATTTGCACACTtagcacacacacagtgcttttttctaaaaataaataaaaaatattggggatactttcattttcctactcatattgaaatactgcccctcaatgaggacaaacaaaatgtttaggggtatgcatacccctgtgtaccTCCAGAAAAGAAGCACTGCACACACCCATCATCATTGAAAATTCCACtaaataagtttaaaaatatatgcatgtgtgaaccagctcaAAGAGGTGCCTGTCAACATGGGCAAGTTGGGTCACATGTTACATCTTCTACAGGAATGATCCACTTGGGAGGTTTAAGTTAAGGTTAttagacgtccccatttcccggggacagtccccagatttacaaatcagcccccatacaaaatccattgaagttgaaaagtgtccccgcaTTCATcggggaaaaaatctggtaaccttagtttaagaagaagaagaagaagagtttggatttgatatcccgctttttactacccgaaggagtctcaaagcggctaacattctcctttcccttcctccccacaacaaacactctgtgaggtgagtggggctgagagacttcagagaagtgtgactagcccaaggtcacccagcagctgcatgtggaggagtgcagacgcgaacccggttccccagattacgagtctgccgctcttaaccactacaccaaagttTAAGTTCCTCAGTACAGTTTAAAAGTGTCTCAGCCAGGTCACAGATTGGCCCTTCCTTCCACATAAATGCAGTCTTAATTTCTAAAATGCACACATACATCATACGTCATAAAATGGGAAGTTCACAAAGTCTCAACTCTACCATGATGCCATATTCCCTGCTTGGCATGTCTTTTAATATTCATTACATTATGGCTACTCAGGTATAGGGGAAATTAGCTGCACATCCTCAGAAGTAGCCCCATAATTATTACAGAGACagtgggtgtagtggttagagtgacaGACCAGACcaagacctgagagaccagggttcaaaacctcactcagccatgaagctcacttggtgaccttgggccaggcactgtcactcagcctaacctacccccaCAGGGTTGTTCTGCAGATTGAgagtggggacacacacaccaccatgaatgccaccttggggtccatggagaaaaggtaggctgtaaaggcaatcaatcaatcaatcaatcaaaaatcTGATGCTGATTTAGGgtgttcaaagtgctttacatACACCATCACATTACTACTTGCACCACACTTAATATTGAATCACTGAATTATTATATTACACTACATTTTTTTCAATCCTAGGTAAATTTGCACTTTAATGCAAACATCTAAGCTTCAGTATAGATGGAAGTGCTTGTTTTGCAATCTGGCTAAAAGAAACAGTGGGTTGGCTGACAATGGCTTTGTAATCTCTTTGAAACTCTgataactgattttttaaaactttaatttTCTCACATGTTCACTTTTATGACCTTGCTTTTatggtttgcttttgctttctcagAAGAGCACCCTTTCTTCTCTCTTGGTGTATTATTTTGACCTGGGTCAAAACCTCTGACCTGTATCCATATAAACTGTAACTTGCTTGGATGATATTCTTTAGCAATGTGGACAATGGATTGTACAGAATTTAGCATTAAGGAGAATGTTCCTTAAGTGcaagggtttctctctctctcctcttctaaTGCACCTGTTAAATTTACTCTGGGTTCCCCCTGAGCCCTCCAAAGCAGATATAAGGGTGGCATATGGAGGGAGAAAGTGCTAATCCTTGCACTAGTGCAAAtatttagttgactaccacccaaaGGATGGAAAGTCTCTCTGTTACCTAACAAAACTGCACAATTTTCACGTCAATTCAGCTTCTCTTTATGTTAACCATGTTTATCATGAAATGGTAGCAGCTTCACAGTGTAGCAGCATGAAAGCCAGTTAGTCTACTTCTGACCTTACATGTTAAAGTCACTCtggttgaggttgaatcctgacaagacagaactactgttttggggggacaggaggcgggcaggtgtggaggactccctggtcctgaatggggtaactgtgcccctgaaggaccaggtgcgcagcctgggagtcattttggactcacaactgtccatggaggcg from Lacerta agilis isolate rLacAgi1 chromosome 1, rLacAgi1.pri, whole genome shotgun sequence includes these protein-coding regions:
- the NKX2-8 gene encoding LOW QUALITY PROTEIN: homeobox protein Nkx-2.8 (The sequence of the model RefSeq protein was modified relative to this genomic sequence to represent the inferred CDS: inserted 1 base in 1 codon), translating into MTTVGRISFTVRSLLDLPEPEGGGGKEQDHREGYGRSLYREWMETDRSQYLSSDESGPESRSRPAAASTRADEDDEEXKKKRRVLFSKAQTLALERRFRQQRYLSAPEREQLAHLLRLTPTQVKIWFQNHRYKMKRAKGSGAGGERAGEGAGAGGAAAAAPLLRRVVVPVLVREGKACQSCSGAAQDYGGAQSALGLQGYPAFPQAASLSLFPAYQHLAPPALVSWNWG